From the genome of Trypanosoma brucei brucei TREU927 chromosome 11 chr11_scaffold01 genomic scaffold, whole genome shotgun sequence:
CCACTATGGCATtacgaaatggaaaaactaaaacaagtcaaagggaaaaacaatggGAACCTGACAGGTGCAAAAGTGCAAAATGGTATGCCTCttacacatttccctttcaccACCCTCACACATAGAAACTGCCATCAAGCATAGCGTGTAAATATTTGTCAGGTGAGGGCACTCTAAGCACTAATATTGAAATCAATTGTCCACCAAAGGTAAAAAGACAAGAAAGGCATTTACTAAAGCGGACACATTCTCTCCCATCTATATCTATTTACATAGGTGTATATCTATTTCCGGATTTACCCACGTTCGTACTTCCGTACGCACGCAGGTTCTCGTGTATGCCTATGTACGATTCTATGTGTTTGCATGCAGGCGTATGGAGGCATACGTGCTGCTGCCCACAAGCTCATTTCCTTGTTATGATATCtgttaaaaacaacagccaGTACTCCAAGGAGGTGCAGTCGCTGACCTTACCAGAGTAACAGATATCTAACTCAATGAAAGTAAAGGGCATCAGCCCCATACTTCACAGTTCCCCTTACATACGGGCACGCACCAACGATAACATCCCCTAGAAATCTGCGTCCAGAGAGAAAACCTTTGACGACCTTTCGGAACTCATCACACCAGCCTTCTGATACTCACCAACCTTCTTCTCGAAAAAGTTAGTTTTCCCCTGAAGAGAAATCATATCCATGAAGTCAAATGGGTTCTTCGAGTTGTAATGACGGTCGTACCCCAAGGACACCAGGAGCCGATCGGCGACAAACTCAATGTACTGAGTCATCAGCTGAGAATTCATTCCAATTAAGCGGACAGGTAATGCATCGCAAATGAACTCTCGCTCAATTGATACTGCATTGCATATAATTTCAAGCACACGATCCCTCGGCAGCTTGTTTACGATATACTTCTCGTATAATAGGCAAGCAAAGTCAGTGTGCAGACCCTCATCACGTGAAATCAGCTCGTTGCTGAAGGTGAGCCCGGGCATCAAGCCACGCTTCTTTAACCAAAAAATGGCGCAGAACGAGCCAGAGAAAAATATGCCTTCGACAGCCGCAAACGCGACGAGCCGCGTAGGGAACGAAGTCTGACTGCCAATCCATTCAATCGCCCATTTGGCCTTTTTCTCAATACACGGAATCGTCCTTATGGCATGTAGCAGTCGTTGCTTTTCGTCGGGATCCACAACATACGTATCGATCAACACGGAGTATGTCTCAGAATGGATATTTTCCATAGCAATCTGGAACCCATAGAAACATCGAACTTCAGGTACCTGCACTTCGCACATGAACCGTTGCACAAAGTTCTCCAGCACAATGCCATCCCTTGCCGCGAAGAAAGCC
Proteins encoded in this window:
- a CDS encoding ribonucleoside-diphosphate reductase small chain codes for the protein MPPKSHKRSRKEGEVEEPLLTENPDRYVIFPIKYPDIWQKYKKARSNFWAMENIYLGNDMTDWEKLDDGERHFIKHVLAFFAARDGIVLENFVQRFMCEVQVPEVRCFYGFQIAMENIHSETYSVLIDTYVVDPDEKQRLLHAIRTIPCIEKKAKWAIEWIGSQTSFPTRLVAFAAVEGIFFSGSFCAIFWLKKRGLMPGLTFSNELISRDEGLHTDFACLLYEKYIVNKLPRDRVLEIICNAVSIEREFICDALPVRLIGMNSQLMTQYIEFVADRLLVSLGYDRHYNSKNPFDFMDMISLQGKTNFFEKKVGEYQKAGVMSSERSSKVFSLDADF